A segment of the Pleuronectes platessa unplaced genomic scaffold, fPlePla1.1 scaffold_94, whole genome shotgun sequence genome:
GACCTCAAGGAAATTGTTGACATTGTTGTGTCAAACTGTCTCTCTGAGGAAGCATTGTGTTATTTATCTTGTAAACTACTGGATCATCACAAGTTGCTCACCAGTACCTTTCCAGAGTTCAGACTGAGGCCAAAACACCACTTCATTGACCACTACCCACAACTTATTCGCTGCTATGGACCTTTAGTGGAATTGTGGACAATGAGATTCGAGGCAAAACATAGCTTCTTTAAAAAGGTTGTCCATGAGACTCACAACTGGAAAAATGTGCTGCTCACTCTctcctcaaaacaccagcagatGATGGCATACCATCTGGACAGTGGGAACCTTTTCAAGCCAAAACTGTACGTTGAAAATGTGAAAGTGGTCAGGGTTTCAGATCTGGATCCATCAATCAAGTGTGAAATACTGAAGAAGTACCCACATCTAgacagtgtgtctctgtctaaAACAATTCACCTGCATGGGACACAGTATGCAGCGGGCATGATTTTATCTGCTGGACAGTGCAGTGGCCTCCCGGAATTCCATAAGATTGTGAGCATTCTTGTCATTGCAAAGGATGTGGCATTCATTTGTAAAAGACTGTCTTCCTGGTACGTTGAACATTTCAGGTCCTATGAGCTTGAATATCACACCTGTGCAGACCTTCTTCTTCTGGATCCAGATGTGCTGACGGATTACCACCCTCTAGCAGCATACACAGTTGGTGGAAAGCTTATGGTGACCCCAAGGAAGTTCCTTCTCCATTAAAGCTATTCAAAATGGTATGttctttcccctctcctctgctctcctcctcctctgtgtctcctctcctcactctctcttctctctcctccccctctgtctctcatctgctcactctctcccctcttctcctctctcaccaccctctgtttctcctctcctcaccaaCTCTCTTCTCCTGTCCTCTGCTCccctctttcctttcctcttgcttttcttctcttctcatttGGACACTAAATTATTTGTTAATCAAACATAATCAGCTGAtaaatctctctcctctcttttcagaCTTTGTTACTTCGGGTCGTTCTTTCTACCAGAGAAGCCCGGCGAATCCAGCTTCCTGAAGTCCCAACATCTGTGGGGCAATTTATTGATATACTGAAAGAGAGACTTGAACTTCAAGGTGATTTCTCACTACAGTTTGAGGATCCAGAGTTTGGAAATGCACTCTGCAACTTAACAGAAATGTCTGAATTACCAGCTGAGCGTGCAGTCTTGCATATAATGTGGAACAGTGATTCATGTCCACTTGACCAATCCACTAGTTCAGTCTCCTCTCAGGACACACTCAGTGTTCACTCTGAAGATTTTAGGCCTAGTTGGACTGATTCTATCCGGAGGAATTTAAGGCAAGTCGCAGAGTGGCCATCTCCATTTCCTATCCCTAAGTTTGCATATGATGTGGAACTGAAATTGTGTAAGGCCAATGACACatatgaaaagtcaaagaaggGCCTTGCAGTGACAAGAGACATGAAAATGGAGATACTGGATAAAATTGCACAGGCAATTTTTGAAATCAAAAGCTACCCCGAGAAAGATGAGCTTGAGTCAGTTGCCGCTGCGCTGGTTCATAAGTATCCATGCTTGAAGGAGCCAATTGGCATCACAGGCTATGAGGGAAGGAAAACAAGTATCAAGTACAAACTTGGAAACTACAGATCAAAGCTTCGCCAGGCAGGATGCAATGAGGTAAATGtgaacaggaaaagaaaagaggggggTGAAGATGACAGCCCGTTCACCCTGAAGAAGCCCAAACGTGGAGAGGTCAATCATGTGCCAGATAATCCACAACACCATGATGATTCTACACTTGAAGAGGAAAGAGTTGCTCTggttgatgaaatgaaaaagaagaaaaggaacaTGACATTGATACAGCAGAAGATGGAGCTGACGTTTTCCCTCAGGCGGAGAGAAGTCGTGGAGCGTCAGCCTATGGTATCTGAGGTCCAAGAGAGGTGGCCTGCGCTGTTTTCGTCTCAGGAGGTAAGGATGTCCTAATTTATTTAGCAATTGTCTTATACAACTACATTGGCTTTTCTTGAAGAAGAACAGTATCTACTGGGGAAATGTGTCAATTCTGTCTTGCCAGTGTTACATTTAAATCTATGATCCATTTGATTCTGTGACCTGTCCTAATTTTCTTACCCTAACCATCTCACTCCTATGGAAGCCCATTTCTTccagttaaagaaaaaaaaatccccatgCTTAATTGAAATTGCAATTACAATTAATTACAATATTTTGTTGATTGTCTTGTTTAGATATCTGAAGAATTTCGGCGTATCACCAGCAAAGACCTCCTGGGGACTTTTAATGCATCCCTTGAAAGATTTGGACCTGGCCTGCTAAAACTCTACCGGACTAAGAAGGGTGGTTTTGGCCAAGAAATGGAAGACCTCCTTGATAAACTCGATGATGAGGTGAGTGAAGTGCTCCTTTGCCTGGCATTTTTAGAAGAGCATGAATATACTTTCTTATaacagacacagaaaaagaTGTTGGCTGCTGTAAAAACTACCTTAGTGGATATGCTTCAGTAAAAATGGATGTCCTCAGTCCTTCCTTTGTGTTTTGGTGGCATTTGGTTTAacagtattttaatttgttaaagtaAAGTTGTGTGTGCTTCATCTTCAGTACTATAAAAGATTTCTGATTTTGCATTATGTGTATGTTCAGTACAGTACTATACTTATTGAAATACTTATTTTCCACTGGATACTCTTTAGACATCTGACGTTGTTACACACCGAAAGACAGCAGCACTGAGAGGCTTGCCCATTTTCCTCCGCGAAGATACCAAAAGGTTTTTCATGAAGTGCTTGGTAAGTACTAGTAACTGTAGCAAAAAGATAAATACTTCAGGCCATGTAGCTAATTCCTCATTCTCATGAGATATTTTAAAGTAGTAGTTCATCCAAAATTGAAATATACACCTCCCCAGTGCAGTTTATCAGTGCAGTAATCATATTTCTCTGATTTGTTCATATTTTCATACATTGTTCACACTAACTTTTTTACAATTCATGTAAATAAATCTCCTTTTCACAAGTTCTACTTCTAAACTACTAAATCTATTTTCAGCTATTACGTCAGCTATGTTGCCATTGCTTCATCAATTTTCTTTGGCTGTCAGGTTCCAGTGTATAGCTGCCCATTTTCTTCTGCCTTTTTAACATTTCAACTGTTTTTAGCCGTTATGAAGCCAATCATATCTCAGCCTACAAATTATACTTTTCAGCTTTAGCACGGACCTTTTCAGCATTCACACACAATGCTCTTTCTAGTTTGTCAAGGCTCAAATGCATCTGTTATTTTTCCTCAGGACACTGACATTTTGGCACCAGTGCTGAAAGGGGCGTCTGTGGCCATCCTCACCATCCTAGATGACGAAGCCGACATCTCACATGCTCGAGACCATGCAGTTGTTTTGGAAGGGGGCATCGTGCTGCATGAAATGGAAAACCTCTCCTCTGCGTTCGCCTACCTCTTTGGCCTTCTATATGCCCTCAATATAAATTACCCCAAACAGTTGAGGTATACATTTGAAGCCATCCAGACTATCTTTTTTGAGCTTGGTGGCTCTCGGTGCTCCCAGCGCACAAGATCTTTGAAAacgaaacttttattttgaatacacattttgtatgtgtttaaatatacatattgttgtatgtgtatgtgtttaaatatacacactgttgtatgtgtatgtgtttaaatatacacattgttgtatgtgtatgtgtttaaatatacacattgttgtatgtgtatgtgtttgaatacacatacacaatgtgtatgtgtctaaatatacacattgttgtatgtgtatgtgtttgaatatacacattgtgtatgtgtatgtgtatgtgtttgaatacacattgttgtatgtgtatgtgtttgaatatacacattgtgtatgtgtttgaataCACATTGTTGTATGTGTATGCAAAAATGGTTAGTCATTCAATTTGATGTTGCGAACTAATTTGAGAAGAAAGTTTTTTTACAAAGGCGCTTAACCCGCctgttcaaaataaataaaaaaatataaagaaatatttcaGATAACATTCAGCTgtactgtgttttatttattatctgtttagcattttataataataaaattacagcaacatacatttttcttgatttatacagataaaatgtatgtttattcaacaagaatatttgtgtttggtgCATCTAGGAATATATGCCATTGAAGGGATAATTGTACGTTTATTCAACAAGAATACCTACGTTTAAAGGAGGTACAAATGCATGACATTGAGGGGCATAATTGTttattaattcaacaaaaaaatctgCGTTTGGTGAAGGTAGAATTACATGGCATTCAAGCAAGAATTTCTTTATTAGTCTCACATGATTATCCTAATTAGGTGAACAAGAAGATCCAAGTTGGCAGAACTCTTTGCAGAACTTGAAAACCTTAGTTAAGTCAACAACAGCAGGCAAAAGTTGAGAAAACTCAAAAATCTCTTGCATCATGTTGCCTTGATATTTTACGTTTtctcaactttttcttttttacagtgtagactgcgccgacttcccgcagcctataggaatcaccgtcctgtcaggtaaattaaaacatcagcagaacggggaaaataatactgccaaaactataaaactttattcagaattgaccccgtaacattcacgcccgcccccatgtaactcagtggcgctgttcacttcggctgcgatcgcgttcggcaccgatggtttcggggcatagttcggggaaacacactgggaaatgattttaaacgatattaatgacatattatatttaaatgttaaaatatgtgtcccgtactttagagttccctgcggttctcctggagtttcaatatccccgagtgtttccccgaacatgattaaatgctatgaagatcatcatcatttaccccgaaccctttcattgaacggagcatacacaaccagcggagaaagcagaatcacgggctgacgggcgcggagcaatgcgcttccgctttgctcgtgtgttcccacaggagctgatgtcctgcgcggatgcaacttccgtccgtgcgctcgctttatactccccgtagaccggcggcgaggacaccgcgtaaaacccacagcgcgagtgtgacg
Coding sequences within it:
- the LOC128436297 gene encoding uncharacterized protein LOC128436297, which produces MTLLLRVVLSTREARRIQLPEVPTSVGQFIDILKERLELQGDFSLQFEDPEFGNALCNLTEMSELPAERAVLHIMWNSDSCPLDQSTSSVSSQDTLSVHSEDFRPSWTDSIRRNLRQVAEWPSPFPIPKFAYDVELKLCKANDTYEKSKKGLAVTRDMKMEILDKIAQAIFEIKSYPEKDELESVAAALVHKYPCLKEPIGITGYEGRKTSIKYKLGNYRSKLRQAGCNEVNVNRKRKEGGEDDSPFTLKKPKRGEVNHVPDNPQHHDDSTLEEERVALVDEMKKKKRNMTLIQQKMELTFSLRRREVVERQPMVSEVQERWPALFSSQEISEEFRRITSKDLLGTFNASLERFGPGLLKLYRTKKGGFGQEMEDLLDKLDDETSDVVTHRKTAALRGLPIFLREDTKRFFMKCLDTDILAPVLKGASVAILTILDDEADISHARDHAVVLEGGIVLHEMENLSSAFAYLFGLLYALNINYPKQLRYTFEAIQTIFFELGGSRCSQRTRSLKTKLLF